The following is a genomic window from Calditrichota bacterium.
GGGCGATCTGCGTAGCGCAATTACCGGGACAGACGCACTTTTAACCTTGAGATATCTGGCATTCATGGAGAGTCTTGATGACGGGCAAATGATTGCCGCTGACGTGAACAGAGACAGTAGGGTTACCGGGAGTGACGCTCTCGCCATTTTGCGTTACCTGGCATTTTTTAGCTCGGACATCGCCAGCACGGGCAGGTGGGATTTTATCGCAGCGACACCTCTGCCCATTCCTTATCCTTTTCAAGCGCCAACGCAATTAGATTATCATTCCTACCTGTTCGGAGATGCTAATTTGAGTTGGGGATTGCGACTGAATTCTCCCGCCTTGCTAAAAAATGCCAATGGCGAACTGCCACAAATTAATATTGGTGGCAACATGCCGGATATTCGGAACAACGAAATTGTCGTTCCGATAGCAATTCAGCCCATGAAATCTGAAGCCAATACGATCATTTTCACCCTGAATTTTGATCCGAGTTATTTCGTCTATCAAGCAACACAAACGACGGATTTAGCAGATGGTTTCATGATTGCTGCCAACGGCGAAGAAAAAGGCAAAGTTCACATTGCCATGGCCGGAGTGAGCGGAATAAACAACCAAGGCGAGTTTCTGAAAATTTCCTTCACTACTTTAGACAAAAAGTCTGGTTCAGAAACTAAAATGTGGTTATCCGACATCGCCATTAATGATTTGAAAATTGAAAATCCGGTTCCGTTTCAGATTAATCTTGCTGAGAAAGGGACTGCCGCGCCGAATACTTTTGTGCTCGCACAAAATTACCCCAATCCATTCAACTCGGAAACGACAATCCGCTACGGTATCCCCAATAGCGTAGATAAAAAAATACAAGTGACGCTGAATATTTACAACACCAGCGGACAATTAGTGCGCACTTTGGTAGACGAGAAAAAGGCTGCCGGGTATTATTCTGCGCGTTGGAATGGCAGGGACAATTGGGAAAAACCGGTGGCGACAGGAATTTATCTATTCCGGCTGCAAGTCGGGAAATTCAATGCGACGAAAAAAATTCTTATGCTCAAATAGCCAGTTCAATTTTTTAGTCAAAAAGAAAAAGGTGCAATCTCCTCGTCCAAAAAGGAGATTGCGCCATCATTTCTGTTTTCCTTTTCGCCAAGGAGGTTAAATCATGCTAAAATATAAATTCATCGCCGTCTTTTTCGCATTGATCGTTTTTTCCGGCGCAGTTAGGGGACAATATTTAGCCACGCTAAATTTGCCCGATACGACCGCGGCGCACAGCGACACTATCGACGTGGCAATTAAAGTGTCCACAACATACGAAATCGGGCTGGCGCAATTCATCCTTGAATTTGACACTACAGTTGTTCGGTTCATCGATGCACACAGCGGCGCAGACGCGGCAAGTTTTGTGATGTCTAAAAATATGAATCTTCCTTTTGCACCGACGTCGAGTTCGGCTAACGGGAATTTTCTGCTTCAATTATCGGGCGGAGGTACGAGTACTTTCAGCGGACAGGACAAAGAAGTCGCCGTCACTACCTTCGTTGTAAAAAGCGCTTCCGGAACCACGCCATTGATTTTCGATCCGGCAGCGAATCACACATTTCTGTCGACAACGACGCTGACAGACATCAGCGGCGGCGACATCAATTTTATCAATGGTAGCATTACCAGTATGTCGTCAGATGTAAAGAACCCTGAAAATTTCACCGCACCGAAAAATTTTCTTTTGCGACAGAACTACCCCAATCCATTCAATCCGACGACAACTATTCAGTTTGAGCTGCCGGCGCTTTCATTCGTAAATCTGAAAATTTTTGACGCGATGGGCAGAGAAATCAGGACGTTACTGCGTGAGAAATTACCTGCCGGGCAGCACAGAATTGTGATCGATGCAGAAGACTTGCCATCCGGCGTGTATTTCTATCGACTGCAGGCGGCAGGCAAGAGTGCGACAAAAAAGCTCATTCTGCTGCGCTAAATTTTTTCTATCCATTTGAAGAAATGTCATTCATTAGGTTACGAATGGCATTTCTTTTATGGCTAATTTTCTCTACAGGTTATTGAAAATAAAATTTTCACCCGCAATCTTCCCGCTAATGATTCGCAAAAAAACTCCATCGGGCAAAATAAATGTTGACTTCAATCCATTTTCCACGTATATTGTAATCTTTAATTTTTACAAATTATAGGGAAGAATTTTGGCATTCGAAAGACTAAAATCATTAGCGCGGCTGAGACCGTATCTGGTAAAACATCGCCGGGAACTTGTCATTGGGTTTATTTTTACGGTTTTTTCTAACACAATTTTTGCAATTATGCCAAAAGTTTTACAGTTTGCCATCGACAAAATCAAAGAAGGCGTTCCGGCGAGTCAACTCTTTCGTTACGGCTTGCTGCTAATTGGGATGACCGCTGTCTATGCAACGACGCGCTTCATTTTGCGCCGCATCATTTTCAGCGCGGGTCGCAAAATTGAATATGAATTGAGAAACGATTTTTTTCAACATTTGCAAAGTCTTTCCCTGTTATTTTTTGTGAAAAACCGCACCGGAGATCTGATGTCCCGCGCGGTTAACGACATTCGCCAGATCGCCATGACGTTGGGCAGAATTTTTGTGTTTTTGTTCAGCAACTTCATTGTTTTCACTATTTCCATTTATCTCATGCTTTCGACCAGCGTCTCTCTGACTTTGCTCGTTCTCATTCCTTTTCCGCTCGTTTTGGTTGTCGTTTACAAAACTATTGATTTTTTCTTTCATATTTATGAAAAAATTCAGGCGGAATTTGCTGACATCACCACTCTGGCGCAAGAAAATATTTCCGGCGTGCGCGTGGTCAAAGCGTACTTGCTGGAGAATCAGCAATTAGACAAATTTCACGAATTAAATCGCATCTATTTGAAAGAAAATCTTCGTCGGGCGAAAGGACAGGGATTTCTGAGCGCATCCATGGAAGTTTTGTTCAGTTTCTCTCTGGTTTTGCTGCTCGGATTTGGCGGCATGGCGGTGATTCACGATAAAATCAGTATTGGTGCATTTGTTGCGTTTACCGTTTGGGTGAATATGCTGGCGTGGCCTATTATTTCATTTGGCTGGATTTACAATCTGATTCAGCGCGCCGCCGCTTCGATGGCGCGGATCAATAAAATCTGGGAGCAAAAACCGGAAATTCAGGATACCGACTGCAAAGATGACTCAATTAAAAATATTAATGGAAATATTGAATTTCAAAATATTTCCTTTGCCTACAATGGCGAGCCGGTGTTAAAAAATATCAGCTTTTCTGTCGAGGCGGGAAAAACGCTGGCAATCGTGGGACCGACCGGCAGCGGCAAAACCACTTTGGTGAATTTGATCTCGCGTTTGATTGATCCGGATTCCGGAAAAATTTTCATCGACGGGCATGATATTCAGTGCATCCCGCTCAAGATTTTGCGAAAGAATATCGGGTATGTTCCCCAG
Proteins encoded in this region:
- a CDS encoding T9SS type A sorting domain-containing protein, translated to MLKYKFIAVFFALIVFSGAVRGQYLATLNLPDTTAAHSDTIDVAIKVSTTYEIGLAQFILEFDTTVVRFIDAHSGADAASFVMSKNMNLPFAPTSSSANGNFLLQLSGGGTSTFSGQDKEVAVTTFVVKSASGTTPLIFDPAANHTFLSTTTLTDISGGDINFINGSITSMSSDVKNPENFTAPKNFLLRQNYPNPFNPTTTIQFELPALSFVNLKIFDAMGREIRTLLREKLPAGQHRIVIDAEDLPSGVYFYRLQAAGKSATKKLILLR
- a CDS encoding ABC transporter ATP-binding protein, whose product is MAFERLKSLARLRPYLVKHRRELVIGFIFTVFSNTIFAIMPKVLQFAIDKIKEGVPASQLFRYGLLLIGMTAVYATTRFILRRIIFSAGRKIEYELRNDFFQHLQSLSLLFFVKNRTGDLMSRAVNDIRQIAMTLGRIFVFLFSNFIVFTISIYLMLSTSVSLTLLVLIPFPLVLVVVYKTIDFFFHIYEKIQAEFADITTLAQENISGVRVVKAYLLENQQLDKFHELNRIYLKENLRRAKGQGFLSASMEVLFSFSLVLLLGFGGMAVIHDKISIGAFVAFTVWVNMLAWPIISFGWIYNLIQRAAASMARINKIWEQKPEIQDTDCKDDSIKNINGNIEFQNISFAYNGEPVLKNISFSVEAGKTLAIVGPTGSGKTTLVNLISRLIDPDSGKIFIDGHDIQCIPLKILRKNIGYVPQETFLFSDTIRENIAFGNDEVSDEEIEWAATISTIKDDLMKFPEKYETLIGERGVNLSGGQKQRTAISRALLRKPKILILDDALSSVDTYTEEKILRALKENHFQQINIVISHRISSIKHADLILVLKKGEIVERGTHEELLRQKAFYAKLYEQQLLEQALEEI